The Candidatus Zixiibacteriota bacterium genome segment CCTGTCGTACAGATTAGGCCCGATGTCAACGACTATCGAGGGTGAGTGGGAACCAGTCATGAAGATCATAAACAAGGCGCGGCTGACGCTGCGGCGTGAATCTCCTCGCTTGTATATCAGTATCACTATCGATGACCGCGTAGGAGCGAAGAAGCGTATCACAGGCAAGATCGAGTCGGTGGAGAAACGGCTCGGTCGGAAAGTGAGCAGGTGATGAAAGAAGTCGAGGCGGAATCTATCCGCGTGGTGTTTATAACCGTGCCGCGCGACGAGGTCAGTCGACTGGCGCGGGAGCTGGTCGAGCAGCGGCTGGCGGCCTGTATCAACATCGTGCCGAAAA includes the following:
- a CDS encoding MTH1187 family thiamine-binding protein; amino-acid sequence: MLFQLTMFPTTKSGRTASSSAAVAKVIDIIDRSGLSYRLGPMSTTIEGEWEPVMKIINKARLTLRRESPRLYISITIDDRVGAKKRITGKIESVEKRLGRKVSR